The genome window CAAATTACTAGGACACTGGAAGTTTCATAATAAGCTTCCAGTTTTTTCATTTCTGCTTTCTAAACAATAAAGAAGGCTCAATAGCAGTATGCTACGAGCCTCTTCTGAAAACTGTACTAAATCAAAAATCGCTTAGCGAATATACTCTTTGAGTACGCTGTTGCGGTTGGGGTGACGCAGTTTACGCAACGCTTTCGCTTCAATCTGACGAATCCGTTCGCGGGTGACGTTGAAGATTTGGCCAATTTCTTCCAGAGTCTTCATCCGTCCATCGTCTAGGCCGTAGCGCAACCGGAGAACATCGCGCTCACGAGGGCTGAGGGTACCCAAAACACTTTCCAAATCTTCCCGCAGCAAGTTCTTGGAGACTTGATCTTCAGGTGTTTCGCCATCGGATTCAATAAAGTCGCCCAAGCGAGAGTCTTCTTCTTTACCAATGGGAGTTTCCAGAGAAATTGGTAATTGAGCAGACTTGGCAATAAACCGCAGCTTCTCGATGGTCATTTCCATGCGAGTCGCAATCTCTTCTTCTGTGGGTTTGCGGCCCATTTCTTGAGAAAGCAGCTTTGTGGTTTTCTTGATCCGAGAAATAGTTTCGTACAGGTGAACTGGTAGACGAATTGTCCGAGATTGATCTGCGATCGCCCGCGTAATTGCCTGACGAATCCACCAAGTTGCGTAGGTAGAGAACTTGTAACCCTTTTCGTGGTCAAACTTTTCAGCAGCCCGAATCAAACCAAGGCTACCTTCCTGAATCAAGTCTTGGAACGATAGACCCCGATTCATGTACTTCTTGGCGATGGAGACAACTAGACGCAGGTTAGACTGCACCATTTTCTCTTTAGCCCGCCGACCGAGGTGGAGGCGAGAGCGGAAAGCTTGCAGCCCCATATTGACTTCGCTTGCCCACTCGCCATCATGGGG of Trichocoleus sp. FACHB-46 contains these proteins:
- the rpoD gene encoding RNA polymerase sigma factor RpoD gives rise to the protein MTQAHNVLETIESLRDASDEQPDGELDDFLVEEEDDDSLDVQPDEEDGKPGKGRTTRRRAQAKKKHYTEDSIRLYLQEIGRIRLLRADEEIELARKIADLLELERIRERLSDKLEREPHDGEWASEVNMGLQAFRSRLHLGRRAKEKMVQSNLRLVVSIAKKYMNRGLSFQDLIQEGSLGLIRAAEKFDHEKGYKFSTYATWWIRQAITRAIADQSRTIRLPVHLYETISRIKKTTKLLSQEMGRKPTEEEIATRMEMTIEKLRFIAKSAQLPISLETPIGKEEDSRLGDFIESDGETPEDQVSKNLLREDLESVLGTLSPRERDVLRLRYGLDDGRMKTLEEIGQIFNVTRERIRQIEAKALRKLRHPNRNSVLKEYIR